A genomic stretch from Petrimonas mucosa includes:
- a CDS encoding glycoside hydrolase family 127 protein, translating into MRKSSITFYLLIPLLAWGCHSSGTEQQPATKKIRQVDFSQVTINDDFWSPRLERHATTTLPVCIDQIENKTGRIRNFMNAAKDEGEHSGIFYDDSDVYKALEGMAYSLVNKPDPELEKKCDKWIDLFVAAQEEDGYINTFYSLTGLENRWTDMDKHEMYCAGHLLEAAIAYYKATGKDKLLKAATRMIEHMMSQFGPGKRHWVPGHEEIELALVKLHEVTGEKKYLDFAYWLLEERGHGYGNRGPNGPWNRQYYQDELPVRELSKITGHAVRAMYLFCGMADVAALTGEKDYIEALDRLWDDVVLRKMYITGGIGSSRQNEGFTRPYDLPNYEAYCETCASVGMVLWNCRMHQLTGDSKYTDVLERSLYNGALAGISLEGDRFFYVNPLASRGDHHRKEWYGTACCPSQISRFLPSVGNYIYGVSGDALWVNLYIGSSAKIDLGKESLTLKQQTRYPWDGKVEISMEELKKTLRKEMRLRIPGWCKSYSITVNGEKLENVPVEQGYAVIERSWKRGDKVSLTLEMPVEVIQADPRVTANAGKRAIQRGPLVYCVEEVDNPSFDGINLTADTRYIGQKATMLTDEVVVIDALHGEDTIRFVPYYLWDNRAPGQMKVWVDYRD; encoded by the coding sequence ATGAGAAAATCATCTATCACTTTTTACCTGCTGATTCCCCTCCTCGCATGGGGATGCCACTCCTCGGGGACGGAGCAGCAGCCTGCCACGAAAAAGATCCGTCAGGTCGATTTCTCACAGGTAACCATCAACGACGACTTCTGGTCTCCCCGGCTGGAAAGGCACGCCACCACCACTCTGCCCGTCTGCATCGACCAGATTGAGAACAAGACGGGCCGGATCCGCAACTTCATGAATGCGGCGAAGGATGAAGGCGAACACTCCGGCATCTTCTACGACGATTCCGACGTCTACAAAGCACTGGAGGGGATGGCTTACAGTCTGGTCAACAAACCGGACCCCGAACTGGAGAAGAAGTGCGACAAGTGGATCGACCTCTTTGTGGCAGCACAGGAGGAGGATGGCTACATCAACACTTTCTATTCGCTGACAGGACTGGAAAACCGCTGGACCGACATGGACAAGCATGAGATGTATTGCGCAGGACATCTACTGGAGGCGGCCATTGCCTACTACAAGGCAACCGGCAAGGATAAATTGCTGAAGGCGGCTACCCGGATGATAGAGCACATGATGAGCCAATTCGGTCCGGGCAAACGGCATTGGGTACCCGGACATGAAGAGATTGAACTGGCCCTGGTTAAGCTGCACGAAGTGACCGGCGAGAAGAAGTATCTCGATTTTGCCTACTGGCTCCTGGAGGAGCGGGGACATGGCTATGGGAACCGGGGCCCCAACGGTCCCTGGAACCGGCAGTATTACCAGGATGAACTCCCGGTCAGGGAGTTGAGCAAGATTACGGGACATGCCGTCAGGGCCATGTACCTCTTCTGCGGCATGGCCGACGTGGCCGCATTGACCGGCGAAAAGGACTATATTGAGGCACTGGACCGGTTATGGGACGATGTGGTTCTAAGGAAGATGTACATCACCGGCGGTATCGGCTCCTCAAGACAGAACGAAGGGTTCACCCGGCCCTACGACCTCCCCAACTACGAAGCCTATTGCGAGACCTGCGCCTCGGTGGGAATGGTATTGTGGAACTGCCGCATGCATCAGCTGACGGGCGACTCCAAATACACCGACGTGCTGGAGCGATCGCTCTACAACGGGGCACTGGCCGGAATCTCACTGGAAGGAGACCGCTTCTTCTATGTCAATCCGCTGGCGTCGAGGGGTGACCACCACCGGAAGGAGTGGTATGGAACCGCCTGCTGTCCGAGCCAGATCTCCCGCTTCCTGCCGTCGGTGGGCAACTACATCTACGGCGTGTCGGGCGATGCCCTGTGGGTAAACCTCTATATCGGAAGCAGCGCAAAGATCGACCTGGGGAAAGAGAGCCTCACCCTGAAACAGCAGACCCGCTACCCGTGGGACGGGAAGGTGGAGATTAGCATGGAAGAGCTGAAGAAGACGCTTCGGAAAGAGATGCGGCTTAGAATTCCCGGTTGGTGCAAGAGTTATTCGATTACGGTGAATGGCGAGAAGCTAGAGAATGTTCCGGTTGAACAGGGTTATGCCGTGATTGAGAGGAGCTGGAAGAGGGGTGATAAGGTATCACTCACGCTGGAGATGCCGGTGGAGGTGATCCAGGCAGACCCGCGGGTGACCGCGAATGCAGGGAAGAGGGCCATCCAACGGGGACCGCTGGTCTACTGTGTGGAGGAGGTAGACAACCCGTCATTCGATGGAATCAACCTGACCGCCGATACCCGGTATATCGGGCAGAAAGCGACCATGCTCACCGACGAGGTGGTGGTGATCGATGCTCTCCACGGTGAAGATACCATCCGCTTTGTCCCCTACTACCTCTGGGACAACCGGGCTCCCGGCCAGATGAAGGTCTGGGTCGACTACAGGGATTGA